AGATGATGACGTGCAGCGCTTCAATATTTACCTGTCACGGAAGCTGCCCATCAACACCAGTAATGGTCGAAACCTGTGGGCAGTGACCGCCGGTCCGCGGCTGGAATGGAAGATGAGACCGGGTAATGACGTGAAGGGACACTACGCAGCCGTCTCCGCCCTGGATGCCGCCGGTAACGAGAGCGGGCTATCCAACCCGGTGCTTTTAAAATAATACCTGGTCCATCAGCCTTCTACCGGAGGGCTCCATTCGGATAAGCCACGTAACGTCCGCTGACAAGCACAGATCGATTGACGTGGTTCAATAATCCCTTCATCATTAGCCATCGATGATAGGACTATTCGCTGTAAACAACTCTCTTGGCAGTGGAATGCATAACGGCTTACCTTTTTCATTAATTCTCGATCCTATATAACTCTGATTGCCTTAACCACGATCAGGTGGAGATCAGGCGCGATAGGAGTATTGCATGACATTCAAACTAGCATACCTGGGTATATCAATGATGATACTAGCTGCAATGGACTTAGCCTTTGGTACGGGGCTGCTGGCGCCCCAGAACCAGGACTTCCTACAAAAGGCCCGCAAAATCCTGGCGGAAGTGCCCCTCATTGATGGCCATAACGATACGCCGTGGCAATATCGCGACCGGGCGAAGAACCACCTGGATGCCATCGACTTTTCCAAAGATACCGGTCATCTAGATCCGCCGATGCAGACCGACCTGCCGCGCCTGCGGGCCGGCGGTGTGGGCGGTCAGTTCTGGTCGGTATGGGTCCCATCCGGTTATCCAGGGCCCGAGGCCGTTCAGGCCACCCTGGAGCAGATCGACCTGGTCCACCGGCTCGTAGAGCGTTATCCCGATGACCTGGAACTGGCGCTCACCGCCGATGACATTGTCCGGATTCACGGGAGCGGCAAGATCGCCTCCTTGATCGGGATAGAAGGGGGTCACTGCATCAACAATTCCCTGGCGGTTCTAAGGCAGTTGTATCGCGCCGGTGCCCGGTACATGACCATCACCCACAATGACAACACCGCCTGGGCCGAGGCCGCCACCGCTCCCCCTGAGCATCATGGACTGACCACCTTCGGCAAGGCAGTCATCCAGGAGATGAACCGGCTGGGGATGCTGGTGGACTTATCCCACGTTTCACCCGAAACCATGCACGCTATCCTGGATGTGACCGAGGCACCGGTGATATTTTCACACTCATCGGCCCGGGCGCTGGTGGACCACCCCCGCAATGTGCCCGATGATGTGCTCAAGCGCCTCAAGAAAAACGATGGCATCGTGATGGTTACTTTCGTCACAGGCTTTGTCTCTGAAGCCATGCGCCTGTATTGGGCGCAGGACAACGCTGAGGAATCCCGGCTGGAAGCCCTCTACTCCCACGACCCCGCCGCCGTCGAAACCGCCATGGCATCCTGGCGGGAAGACCACCCCGCCCCGATCGTCACCCTGGCGGATGTGGCCGACCATATCGATCACGTCCGGAAAGTTATTGGGATTGATTATATCGGCATCGGTTCCGATTTCGATGGCATCCGCAATGGCCCGGACGGTTTGGAGGACGTCTCGAAATATCCGGCGCTGCTGGCCGAGCTGCTGCGGAGAGGCTATAGTGAAGAAGACGTTAAGAAGGTAGCCGGGCTGAACCTATTGCGGGTCTTCCGCCAGGTGGAAAAGGTGGCCCAGAAACTCCAGCGCAAGACCGCTCCTTCAAACGCCCTTATTGAGGAACTGGATCAAGGGAAGAGTAAG
Above is a window of Candidatus Neomarinimicrobiota bacterium DNA encoding:
- a CDS encoding dipeptidase translates to MTFKLAYLGISMMILAAMDLAFGTGLLAPQNQDFLQKARKILAEVPLIDGHNDTPWQYRDRAKNHLDAIDFSKDTGHLDPPMQTDLPRLRAGGVGGQFWSVWVPSGYPGPEAVQATLEQIDLVHRLVERYPDDLELALTADDIVRIHGSGKIASLIGIEGGHCINNSLAVLRQLYRAGARYMTITHNDNTAWAEAATAPPEHHGLTTFGKAVIQEMNRLGMLVDLSHVSPETMHAILDVTEAPVIFSHSSARALVDHPRNVPDDVLKRLKKNDGIVMVTFVTGFVSEAMRLYWAQDNAEESRLEALYSHDPAAVETAMASWREDHPAPIVTLADVADHIDHVRKVIGIDYIGIGSDFDGIRNGPDGLEDVSKYPALLAELLRRGYSEEDVKKVAGLNLLRVFRQVEKVAQKLQRKTAPSNALIEELDQGKSKPLTTH